A genomic stretch from Chryseobacterium sp. SNU WT5 includes:
- a CDS encoding c-type cytochrome: protein MISWRKHYKRGLIAIGLLLSTSASIYAQGDAKNGEKLFKADCSACHALDKQLVGPALGGVVDRLKKEQSLDTDWLHKWIKDNKSLRASGDKYANEVFEKFNKTEMLTFPNLTDQDINDILEYTTNPPAPEPAADATAAGPEANSLTSLEAQKKQSMDSKIILISLFAIGGLLLWLLLKLRQLVKLQQTDELVGLNATRANSFADIYKKYHAVGKGALVLLGIFAAYGLWNSLMWIGVYKGYKPEQPIYFSHKIHAGENKIDCQLCHSSARYGKVSEIPSMNVCMNCHRNISEYNGKYMEAGKDKAFYDGEIKKIYEATGWDPASQQYTGKTQPVEWTRIHNMPDFVYFNHAQHVVAGETAIINGFNQKNPDAKIDVVCKACHGQVDTMNVVHMANDFTMGWCIECHRTTEVDMNNGYNKEYFKNLHEKLKKQYGSGAKITVDAIGGLECGKCHY from the coding sequence ATGATTAGTTGGAGAAAGCATTACAAAAGAGGTCTCATCGCAATAGGTCTATTGCTGTCGACCAGTGCTTCTATTTACGCTCAGGGCGATGCTAAAAACGGTGAAAAGCTTTTCAAAGCTGATTGTTCCGCATGTCACGCATTAGACAAGCAGCTTGTCGGTCCTGCATTAGGAGGCGTTGTAGACAGACTTAAAAAGGAGCAAAGTTTAGATACGGATTGGCTTCATAAGTGGATTAAGGATAACAAATCCTTGCGAGCTTCAGGCGATAAATACGCTAACGAAGTTTTTGAAAAATTCAATAAAACTGAAATGCTTACGTTTCCTAATCTTACGGATCAGGATATCAACGACATTTTAGAGTATACCACAAACCCACCAGCACCAGAACCAGCAGCAGATGCTACTGCAGCGGGACCTGAAGCAAACTCTCTAACTTCTTTAGAGGCTCAAAAGAAACAGTCGATGGATTCAAAAATTATTTTGATTTCACTTTTTGCGATTGGAGGTCTTCTACTTTGGTTGTTATTGAAGTTGAGACAGTTGGTTAAACTGCAGCAGACAGATGAGTTAGTTGGTCTTAATGCAACTCGAGCTAATTCTTTTGCAGATATTTACAAAAAATACCACGCTGTTGGTAAGGGAGCATTGGTTCTTTTGGGAATTTTCGCTGCGTACGGATTATGGAATAGTTTAATGTGGATAGGCGTTTACAAAGGCTACAAACCTGAACAACCTATTTATTTTTCACATAAAATTCACGCAGGAGAGAATAAAATTGATTGTCAGCTTTGTCACTCATCAGCGCGATATGGTAAAGTTTCTGAAATTCCTTCTATGAATGTTTGTATGAACTGTCACCGTAATATCTCCGAATACAATGGGAAATATATGGAAGCAGGAAAAGATAAAGCGTTCTACGATGGTGAGATTAAGAAAATATATGAAGCAACAGGTTGGGATCCGGCTTCGCAACAATATACAGGAAAGACGCAGCCAGTGGAGTGGACCAGAATTCACAATATGCCAGATTTCGTTTACTTTAATCACGCTCAACACGTAGTTGCAGGTGAAACTGCGATCATCAATGGATTTAATCAAAAGAATCCTGATGCTAAAATTGATGTGGTTTGTAAAGCTTGTCACGGACAGGTTGATACAATGAATGTAGTGCATATGGCCAATGATTTTACGATGGGTTGGTGTATCGAGTGTCACAGAACTACGGAAGTAGATATGAACAATGGTTATAATAAAGAGTACTTCAAAAATCTACACGAAAAACTGAAAAAACAGTATGGTTCAGGTGCGAAAATCACTGTAGATGCAATTGGAGGTCTTGAGTGTGGTAAATGTCATTATTAA
- a CDS encoding GLPGLI family protein has protein sequence MRISFFKVLRILLFTLFLNSYGQSFRFVYDYEFVKDNDNPKQVSNYMMYLDVKKNTSQFYSYQNFNIDSTKAAFAKKGQFFMAPNKEYIDFKIVKDLGANKINMLTKVHMRTFDVEDLRNLNWILKDKKDTILGKEVFSAAVNFAGREWAAWYSPEIAVQDGPYKFHGLPGLIFTIEDATKTHKFSLVAIYKVNDFTDYPETRESSMAVKISQEEYAKIYRDYRKDPLQSLRGRYPDQIDSDGTFKSGVEIFREEEKLFKNRIKKDNNIIEIDLLR, from the coding sequence GTGAGAATTTCATTTTTTAAGGTTTTAAGGATTTTGCTTTTTACATTGTTTCTGAATTCATATGGGCAGAGTTTCCGATTTGTATATGATTATGAATTTGTAAAAGATAATGATAATCCCAAGCAAGTATCCAATTACATGATGTATCTGGATGTCAAGAAAAATACTTCTCAGTTTTACAGCTACCAGAACTTTAACATTGATTCTACAAAAGCAGCTTTTGCAAAAAAGGGGCAATTTTTTATGGCACCAAACAAGGAATATATCGATTTTAAGATTGTCAAAGATCTTGGTGCTAACAAAATTAACATGTTGACGAAAGTTCACATGAGAACTTTCGATGTAGAAGATCTTAGAAACTTAAATTGGATTTTAAAAGATAAAAAAGATACTATCTTAGGGAAGGAGGTGTTTTCTGCAGCTGTCAATTTCGCTGGTAGAGAATGGGCCGCTTGGTATTCTCCAGAGATTGCAGTTCAAGATGGTCCATATAAGTTCCATGGCTTACCAGGCCTTATTTTTACCATCGAGGATGCTACAAAAACGCATAAGTTTTCTTTGGTCGCAATCTATAAAGTAAATGACTTTACAGATTATCCAGAAACTAGGGAAAGTAGTATGGCAGTAAAAATCAGTCAAGAAGAATATGCGAAGATTTATAGGGACTACAGAAAAGATCCATTGCAAAGCTTAAGAGGAAGATATCCTGATCAAATTGACTCCGACGGAACTTTTAAATCAGGCGTTGAAATTTTCAGAGAAGAAGAGAAATTATTCAAAAATAGAATTAAAAAAGATAATAATATTATAGAAATAGATTTGTTGCGGTAG
- a CDS encoding NTF2-like N-terminal transpeptidase domain-containing protein produces MNTILKKIILKKVRSQNIFIFVLLTFLILLIGCKKDTADATTTRTLQSSINDMASSLNTLEQVKFNEALYILKTFGVEEDGEMNELTALGKLINGKKVQEIFALADQIAQKNSIDWSSSGPPSLGEMNIFGSEKATEFDPNDIVASALNITVIPLGNDAVLGPQSLKITPRLVDDSGQPVSFSGAGLEAVLQVHSGGNKIYTAKNLMLDNNFKGFILRFASLPAQKIIDQKIDITVSVKTTKKTFKMSKIGVDVNSKALLMPAGDPVENPANDPSDPAAVQPTDAPASTTDTPAAKSDPKASVSKFLNNLSAQNLRGAYDVADNPNWESYDKFSNPTSGFGGVKSINVKSMSTNNASANAANVNATYDITDKTGKVTAIQVTFGLKNVNGDWKISSYKIN; encoded by the coding sequence ATGAATACAATACTTAAAAAAATAATTTTAAAAAAAGTTCGAAGTCAAAACATCTTTATATTTGTTTTACTTACTTTTTTAATACTTCTTATTGGTTGTAAAAAAGATACTGCAGATGCTACAACAACCAGGACTTTACAGTCCAGCATTAATGATATGGCATCCAGCTTAAATACATTAGAGCAAGTAAAATTTAACGAGGCGCTGTATATCTTGAAAACTTTCGGCGTAGAGGAAGATGGTGAGATGAATGAGCTTACCGCTCTGGGCAAGCTGATTAATGGTAAGAAAGTCCAGGAGATCTTTGCCTTAGCTGATCAGATTGCACAGAAAAACAGCATTGACTGGTCAAGCTCTGGACCGCCATCATTAGGCGAGATGAATATTTTTGGGAGCGAAAAAGCAACGGAATTCGACCCGAATGATATTGTTGCCAGTGCATTGAATATAACCGTAATTCCTTTGGGTAATGATGCGGTTTTAGGGCCACAATCTTTAAAGATTACCCCACGATTAGTAGATGATTCTGGGCAGCCAGTCAGTTTCTCAGGTGCTGGTTTAGAAGCAGTATTACAAGTTCACAGTGGCGGAAATAAAATATACACGGCGAAAAACTTGATGCTAGATAATAATTTCAAAGGTTTTATCTTACGGTTTGCTTCATTACCTGCACAGAAAATCATCGATCAAAAAATTGATATTACGGTTTCTGTTAAGACTACGAAAAAGACTTTTAAAATGTCCAAAATAGGTGTTGATGTAAATTCTAAAGCGTTGCTTATGCCTGCAGGAGATCCGGTTGAGAACCCAGCAAATGATCCTTCCGATCCTGCAGCAGTTCAGCCAACAGATGCTCCAGCAAGTACAACAGATACTCCTGCTGCGAAATCAGATCCTAAAGCCAGTGTTTCAAAATTTTTAAATAATTTATCTGCTCAGAATCTTCGTGGAGCTTACGATGTAGCAGATAATCCTAATTGGGAATCATATGACAAGTTTTCTAATCCAACTTCTGGTTTTGGTGGTGTGAAAAGTATTAATGTGAAAAGCATGTCTACTAATAATGCCAGTGCTAATGCTGCCAATGTAAATGCGACATACGATATTACGGATAAGACTGGCAAAGTAACTGCAATTCAGGTGACGTTTGGATTGAAAAATGTAAACGGTGACTGGAAAATTTCAAGCTATAAAATTAATTAG
- the nrfD gene encoding NrfD/PsrC family molybdoenzyme membrane anchor subunit, which yields MSGHYEAPIREPLIIGHKTYHDITEDIARPIEERAGKLWWVSFWIALTLFIYGFGCIAYTIGTGIGAWGLNRTNNWGWDITNFVWWVGIGHAGTLISAVLLLFRQRWRMSVNRSAEAMTIFAVVQAAIFPVIHMGRVWVGYWVFPLPNQFGSLWTNFNSPLLWDVFAISTYFSVSSVFWFMGLIPDFAMIRDRAKTPWTKRIYTFLSFGWGGKAKHWQRFEELSLVLAGLATPLVFSVHTTVSFDFATSVIKGWHSTIYPPYFVAGAIFSGFAMVQTLLLVARKVAHLEDYITMYHIEIMNIVIIVTGGMVTVAYATEYFIAWYSGSRFEDFTYLSPGAATGPYWWAFWALITCNLIVPALFWFKKVRTNIMATFIIALIINIGMWFERFDIIVINISRDYLPSSWTMFKPSIIDVGVFLGTIGFFGVLFLLYARTFPVIAQAELKTILKMSGETYKAKEEEDEHH from the coding sequence ATGTCAGGACACTACGAAGCTCCGATAAGGGAACCTTTAATTATTGGTCACAAGACTTATCACGATATCACGGAAGATATAGCAAGACCTATAGAAGAAAGAGCAGGAAAACTATGGTGGGTTTCTTTTTGGATTGCGCTAACGCTATTCATTTATGGATTCGGCTGTATCGCATACACCATTGGTACCGGTATTGGTGCTTGGGGTCTAAACAGAACCAACAACTGGGGATGGGATATTACCAACTTTGTTTGGTGGGTAGGTATCGGTCATGCGGGTACTCTTATCTCTGCGGTACTATTATTATTTAGACAAAGATGGAGAATGTCCGTTAACCGTTCTGCTGAAGCGATGACTATTTTCGCAGTAGTTCAGGCAGCGATTTTCCCAGTAATTCACATGGGTAGAGTATGGGTTGGATATTGGGTATTCCCTTTACCAAATCAATTTGGTTCTTTATGGACCAACTTTAACTCGCCTCTTCTTTGGGATGTATTTGCAATTTCTACTTACTTCTCTGTGTCCAGTGTATTCTGGTTCATGGGATTGATACCGGATTTTGCGATGATCAGAGACCGTGCAAAAACTCCTTGGACAAAAAGAATCTATACCTTCCTTTCATTTGGTTGGGGTGGAAAAGCAAAGCACTGGCAACGATTTGAAGAGTTATCTCTTGTACTAGCTGGTTTAGCAACACCACTTGTATTCTCAGTACATACCACGGTATCTTTTGACTTTGCTACATCGGTAATTAAAGGATGGCATTCAACTATTTATCCACCGTACTTCGTTGCGGGAGCAATCTTCTCTGGATTTGCAATGGTACAAACACTATTACTGGTTGCGAGAAAAGTAGCTCACTTAGAAGATTACATTACGATGTATCATATCGAAATTATGAACATTGTAATCATCGTAACAGGTGGTATGGTAACTGTAGCATATGCTACTGAATATTTCATCGCATGGTATTCTGGCTCTAGATTTGAGGACTTTACGTACTTGTCTCCTGGTGCAGCAACAGGTCCTTACTGGTGGGCTTTCTGGGCCCTGATAACGTGTAACTTAATTGTTCCTGCATTATTCTGGTTCAAGAAAGTAAGAACAAACATTATGGCCACTTTTATCATTGCCTTGATTATTAATATCGGGATGTGGTTTGAAAGATTTGATATTATCGTTATTAATATTTCAAGAGATTATTTACCAAGTTCTTGGACGATGTTCAAACCTTCGATCATTGACGTAGGAGTATTTTTGGGAACGATTGGGTTCTTTGGAGTACTATTCTTATTGTACGCAAGAACATTCCCAGTTATCGCACAAGCGGAACTGAAGACTATTTTGAAAATGTCAGGTGAAACTTATAAAGCAAAAGAAGAAGAAGATGAGCACCACTAA
- a CDS encoding c-type cytochrome, whose translation MLKMTKNIFKITAILGVIAFSFTSCSNENPPLVYFPDMYFPVAYDPLMKAEDAYSKHDNEIPAFVKQNGATGLAPVNGTVAQNPEGIADEAANKAMVPLEYNEGYDASKLLTSSPLNPANQEKDLKRGKLLYDQTCAACHGVGGDGQGPIVESGAYSGVPKYADREVTIGSVHYVLTHGRNSMGSYAGQLKPGDRWRVALYVMNAFKGGTSAAPAVAVATSAQPATDATQSSTSPKK comes from the coding sequence ATGCTTAAAATGACAAAGAATATATTTAAAATAACAGCGATCTTAGGAGTTATTGCATTTAGTTTTACTTCTTGCAGTAATGAAAATCCACCCTTGGTTTATTTCCCGGACATGTATTTTCCGGTTGCTTATGACCCATTGATGAAAGCTGAAGATGCTTATTCTAAACATGACAATGAGATTCCTGCATTTGTAAAACAAAATGGTGCAACAGGTTTAGCTCCAGTTAATGGAACAGTAGCCCAAAATCCTGAAGGTATTGCAGATGAAGCTGCAAACAAAGCAATGGTTCCTTTGGAATACAATGAAGGATATGATGCATCGAAATTGCTTACTAGTTCTCCACTAAATCCAGCTAATCAGGAAAAAGATCTAAAGAGAGGAAAGCTTTTATATGATCAAACTTGTGCAGCTTGCCATGGAGTAGGTGGTGATGGACAGGGCCCAATCGTAGAAAGCGGTGCCTATTCTGGAGTCCCAAAATATGCAGATCGAGAAGTTACAATAGGTTCGGTACATTATGTATTGACTCACGGTAGAAATTCAATGGGGTCATATGCAGGACAATTAAAACCTGGCGATCGTTGGAGAGTGGCTTTATATGTCATGAATGCATTTAAAGGTGGCACTAGTGCTGCACCTGCAGTTGCGGTGGCTACAAGCGCTCAGCCCGCAACAGACGCAACACAATCGAGTACGAGTCCTAAAAAATAA
- a CDS encoding bacteriocin-like protein, translating to MKNLKMLSRNQLRTVNGGLAQPTGDYKCCWKGTTNCSTTVHHEHGTGGDLGCVKGAVLTPA from the coding sequence ATGAAAAATTTAAAGATGCTTTCGAGAAATCAACTTAGAACAGTAAATGGTGGTTTAGCACAGCCTACAGGTGATTATAAGTGCTGTTGGAAAGGCACAACCAATTGTAGTACCACTGTTCACCATGAACATGGAACAGGTGGAGACTTAGGTTGTGTTAAAGGAGCTGTATTAACACCAGCGTAA
- a CDS encoding quinol:cytochrome C oxidoreductase: MYSFSPKLRLYSIIFIVAGLVLFGAGYFMNHGVDDAQIEHMMEAVHAGGNHAPSNSSEMVGPQDHAAHLEHAKMQFKNQPLAAIHTVSVFLFALSCCALFFYAIQTVSHAGWSIIILRVMEAVASVIPWAGAIIIIVMLMNVTHMGHLFHWMDGDLTDPASANFDPILFEKKTFLNIPFYVFRTLLYVIGASFFAWKLKGLSTKVDETKDRKVYAKYYSWNVGYIAFFGFASAAWAWDWLMSIDPHWYSTMYIWYAMVSALATSIAVIMLISVYLKKKGFLPQFNDNHLHDLGVFLFASTMLWTYTWFAQFMLYWYANIPEEVNYFYGRFEYYGWAFWLILLLNFAIPLAVMVSSSIKRNYTVMTTLAVIIISGHWLVYYNMVMPGSVGPYWENITGLLTNLGAVLFGLGLFIFTVLTTLSKRRLIPEGNPFVHESKIYEYPF, translated from the coding sequence ATGTATAGTTTTTCACCCAAATTAAGATTATATTCAATCATATTCATCGTCGCAGGACTGGTGCTTTTTGGCGCAGGTTACTTCATGAATCATGGAGTAGATGATGCGCAGATTGAACATATGATGGAGGCAGTACATGCCGGCGGAAATCATGCTCCTTCAAACTCTAGCGAAATGGTAGGTCCACAAGACCATGCTGCCCACCTAGAGCATGCAAAAATGCAGTTTAAGAATCAGCCTTTAGCGGCAATTCATACCGTTTCAGTTTTTCTTTTTGCTTTAAGTTGTTGCGCATTGTTTTTTTATGCAATTCAGACAGTATCACACGCAGGTTGGTCTATAATTATTTTAAGAGTAATGGAAGCGGTTGCTTCAGTGATTCCGTGGGCTGGAGCTATTATTATCATCGTTATGTTAATGAACGTAACGCACATGGGACATCTTTTCCATTGGATGGATGGTGATTTAACAGATCCCGCCAGCGCAAACTTTGATCCAATTCTCTTCGAGAAGAAAACCTTCTTAAATATTCCGTTCTATGTATTTAGAACACTTTTATATGTAATCGGAGCTTCGTTCTTCGCCTGGAAACTAAAAGGTCTTTCTACCAAAGTAGATGAAACAAAAGATAGAAAGGTTTATGCAAAATATTATAGCTGGAACGTTGGTTATATTGCCTTTTTTGGTTTTGCTTCAGCAGCTTGGGCGTGGGATTGGCTGATGTCTATTGACCCGCACTGGTATTCTACAATGTATATTTGGTATGCAATGGTAAGTGCTTTAGCTACTTCAATTGCTGTAATTATGTTGATAAGTGTATATCTTAAAAAGAAAGGCTTCCTTCCTCAATTTAATGACAATCACTTACACGATTTAGGAGTTTTCCTTTTTGCATCTACCATGTTATGGACTTATACCTGGTTCGCACAATTTATGTTATACTGGTATGCAAATATTCCGGAAGAAGTAAATTACTTCTATGGTAGATTTGAGTATTATGGGTGGGCATTCTGGTTAATTTTACTTTTAAATTTTGCAATTCCTTTAGCGGTAATGGTAAGTTCAAGTATCAAAAGAAACTATACCGTAATGACTACCTTGGCTGTGATAATAATCTCTGGTCACTGGTTAGTATATTATAATATGGTTATGCCTGGATCAGTTGGTCCTTACTGGGAAAATATTACAGGATTACTAACAAATCTTGGAGCGGTATTGTTTGGGTTAGGTTTGTTTATCTTTACGGTACTGACCACTTTATCAAAACGTAGACTGATACCTGAAGGTAATCCATTCGTACATGAATCGAAGATCTATGAATATCCTTTCTAA
- a CDS encoding TAT-variant-translocated molybdopterin oxidoreductase: protein MASNKIQFRSIQELKDPSLNGKLAQKEFQTEIPVDELLGGGAKSTESGPSRRDFLKLLGFSTAAVTLAACEAPVIKTIPYVVKPHEIIPGVPNYYASTYFDGFDFASVLVKTREGRPIKIEANPLGKNLGKTSARTQASVLSLYDNDKVKQPKLNGKDETFDKVDDFVLKGLADNAGKKIVVLSHSFPSPTFKKLFADFKVKYPTAELVIYDALSYNADLDAAQEVFGQRFLPVYDLSNTQLVVSFQADFLGDFNGGGLETSYAAARKPGPNMLRHIQVESNMTLTGANADTRVRLKPSAVNKVLVEVYNGLNGGSVSKEAGEIVKELQAKGNKAVVFADGSKAAHVLAHLINQKLGSIAFTGKANMLKEFDGARYKEFLRWLDSGEIGVLIANNVNPIYSNNKGEDFRKALGRVPCVVAIADKKNEMYKAAKAVIPVANWLESWGDFQPQSGIYTLMQPTIQKIFKSRQIEESLLVWMNGKDSPANNYYDYLKANASTLIGSTTFNKALYNGIIEGGNTMTLSYAGGNAAQAVSELTGFKASDLELVLYTKTAIGDGTQANNPWLQELPDPITRMTWDNYLTISPKDAARLGIDNDLNGRMQLDGSVVNVTVNGVAIKDVPVYVQPGQADGAVGLALGYGKKDSGKVAETGVNAYPLFDGSNLVLSNVKIEKTGDEHEFAGMQLQNTLMGRYEIAREVSLDTFLNVKFDDEKLGWNKPLEYHTIGGALPAGKIDLWNAFDDVDGPHFNLSVDLNSCTGCGACVIACQAENNIPVVGKDEVRMSRDMFWLRIDRYYTTDIPADFDLNKDGKLSQEEAVAADLNVPGMYGHFLDKESGILNHPANNPDVIFQPVMCQHCNHAPCETVCPVAATSHGKQGQNQMAYNRCIGTRYCANNCPYKVRRFNWFTYNLNDKFDYNQNNDLGRMVLNPDVVVRTRGVMEKCSMCIQMTQNTILEAKKEGRVIKDGEFATACSNACPTGAFTFGDMNDKDSEVRALFSTNRRYTLLEEIGTKPNVFYHTKVRNRKENNV from the coding sequence ATGGCTTCAAATAAAATACAATTCAGAAGTATTCAAGAACTGAAAGATCCGAGCTTAAACGGTAAGTTGGCTCAAAAAGAATTTCAGACTGAGATTCCTGTAGATGAATTACTGGGAGGAGGTGCAAAATCAACTGAATCAGGACCTTCAAGAAGAGATTTTCTTAAGCTTTTAGGATTCTCTACTGCAGCGGTTACTTTGGCAGCTTGTGAAGCTCCAGTGATCAAAACAATTCCTTATGTGGTAAAACCTCATGAGATTATTCCAGGAGTTCCAAATTACTACGCTTCAACTTATTTTGATGGGTTCGATTTTGCTAGTGTTTTAGTAAAAACCAGAGAAGGACGTCCAATCAAAATTGAAGCAAATCCTTTAGGTAAGAACTTAGGAAAAACAAGTGCAAGAACTCAAGCTTCAGTATTATCTCTATACGATAATGACAAAGTAAAACAACCGAAACTTAACGGAAAAGATGAAACTTTTGATAAAGTTGATGATTTCGTTTTAAAAGGTTTAGCTGATAATGCAGGAAAGAAAATTGTGGTTTTATCTCACTCTTTTCCTTCACCTACTTTCAAAAAACTATTTGCAGATTTTAAAGTAAAATATCCAACTGCAGAATTGGTAATCTACGATGCACTTTCTTACAATGCAGATTTAGATGCAGCACAAGAGGTATTTGGGCAAAGATTTTTACCGGTTTATGATCTATCAAATACGCAGTTAGTCGTTTCGTTCCAGGCCGATTTCCTAGGAGATTTTAATGGAGGTGGCTTAGAAACTTCTTACGCAGCCGCAAGAAAGCCAGGCCCCAACATGTTGAGGCATATTCAAGTAGAGTCCAATATGACATTGACTGGTGCAAATGCGGATACCAGAGTTAGATTGAAGCCAAGCGCTGTAAATAAAGTTTTAGTAGAAGTTTATAACGGTCTTAATGGTGGAAGCGTAAGCAAGGAAGCTGGTGAAATTGTTAAAGAATTACAGGCAAAAGGAAACAAAGCAGTTGTTTTTGCTGATGGTTCAAAAGCGGCACACGTATTAGCACACCTAATTAATCAAAAATTAGGTTCAATCGCATTTACTGGAAAAGCAAATATGCTTAAGGAATTTGATGGTGCGAGATACAAAGAATTTTTAAGATGGTTAGATTCAGGTGAGATTGGCGTATTAATCGCAAATAATGTTAACCCGATCTATTCAAATAATAAAGGCGAAGATTTCAGAAAAGCTTTAGGAAGAGTACCTTGTGTAGTTGCGATTGCTGATAAGAAAAATGAAATGTATAAAGCAGCAAAAGCTGTTATTCCTGTGGCCAACTGGTTAGAGAGCTGGGGGGATTTTCAACCACAATCTGGAATTTATACTTTAATGCAACCAACTATTCAGAAAATCTTTAAATCAAGACAGATTGAAGAGTCTCTATTGGTTTGGATGAATGGTAAAGATAGTCCAGCGAATAACTATTACGATTATTTAAAAGCAAATGCTTCTACATTAATTGGTAGTACTACTTTTAATAAGGCACTTTATAACGGGATTATTGAAGGTGGAAACACGATGACGCTTTCTTATGCTGGTGGAAACGCTGCTCAAGCAGTTTCTGAGTTGACCGGTTTCAAGGCATCAGATTTAGAATTGGTCTTATATACGAAAACAGCGATAGGAGACGGAACTCAGGCAAACAATCCTTGGTTGCAAGAATTACCGGATCCAATTACCCGAATGACTTGGGATAATTACTTAACTATCTCTCCAAAAGATGCTGCTCGATTAGGAATAGATAACGATCTTAACGGAAGAATGCAGTTAGATGGTTCTGTGGTAAACGTTACTGTTAATGGGGTTGCCATAAAAGATGTTCCAGTTTATGTCCAGCCAGGTCAAGCTGATGGAGCGGTGGGACTTGCTTTAGGTTATGGTAAAAAAGATTCTGGAAAAGTTGCTGAAACTGGTGTAAATGCATATCCTTTATTTGATGGTTCCAACTTGGTTCTATCAAATGTTAAAATTGAGAAAACGGGCGATGAGCATGAATTTGCAGGAATGCAACTTCAAAATACACTAATGGGTCGTTATGAAATCGCTAGAGAGGTATCGTTGGATACTTTCTTAAACGTAAAGTTTGATGATGAAAAATTAGGATGGAATAAACCTTTGGAATATCATACCATCGGAGGTGCTTTGCCAGCAGGTAAAATTGATCTTTGGAATGCATTTGATGATGTTGATGGACCTCACTTTAATTTATCAGTTGACTTAAATAGCTGTACAGGATGTGGCGCATGTGTCATAGCTTGTCAGGCAGAAAATAATATTCCTGTTGTTGGTAAGGATGAAGTAAGAATGTCAAGAGATATGTTCTGGTTAAGAATTGACCGCTACTACACGACAGACATCCCTGCTGATTTCGATTTGAATAAAGATGGGAAGCTTTCTCAGGAAGAAGCTGTAGCAGCAGATCTTAATGTTCCGGGAATGTATGGTCATTTCTTAGACAAAGAAAGTGGAATATTAAATCATCCTGCGAATAATCCAGATGTGATCTTCCAACCGGTAATGTGTCAGCACTGTAACCACGCCCCTTGTGAAACTGTTTGTCCTGTGGCAGCAACTTCTCATGGTAAGCAAGGTCAAAACCAAATGGCTTATAACAGATGTATTGGTACAAGATATTGTGCAAATAACTGTCCTTATAAAGTACGTCGTTTCAACTGGTTTACTTACAATCTTAATGATAAATTCGACTATAATCAAAATAATGATTTAGGAAGAATGGTTCTGAATCCTGATGTTGTTGTAAGAACAAGAGGGGTAATGGAAAAATGTTCAATGTGTATTCAAATGACTCAGAATACCATCTTGGAAGCTAAGAAAGAAGGCAGAGTTATTAAAGATGGGGAATTTGCTACCGCTTGTTCAAACGCCTGTCCTACCGGAGCCTTTACTTTTGGGGACATGAACGACAAGGATTCGGAAGTTAGAGCTCTATTTAGCACTAACAGACGATATACTTTGCTGGAAGAAATTGGTACTAAACCAAACGTTTTCTACCACACCAAAGTGAGAAATAGAAAAGAAAATAATGTTTAA
- a CDS encoding DUF3341 domain-containing protein, with protein MSTTKIIYGMYADDDDLLEGVKAFNDKGIAIAEVYTPFPVHGLDKALGLRKTRISDAAFIYAVYGLTIGSLVTWYTMNHDWPMNIGGKPSFSWGENMPAFVVPMFELMVFCAAHMMSITFLIRNKMYPGCPPQNPDPRTTDDKFMMEVVTDNVDAVKQILIDTGVEEITVKDA; from the coding sequence ATGAGCACCACTAAAATAATATACGGTATGTATGCCGACGACGATGATTTATTAGAGGGAGTGAAAGCTTTCAATGATAAAGGAATCGCTATTGCCGAAGTCTATACTCCTTTTCCGGTTCATGGTCTAGATAAAGCTTTAGGTTTAAGAAAAACAAGAATTTCCGATGCCGCTTTTATTTATGCAGTTTACGGATTAACGATTGGTTCTTTAGTTACATGGTACACAATGAACCATGATTGGCCCATGAATATTGGTGGTAAACCCTCATTCAGTTGGGGAGAGAATATGCCGGCATTCGTAGTTCCAATGTTTGAGTTAATGGTATTTTGTGCAGCACACATGATGTCAATTACTTTCTTGATAAGAAATAAAATGTATCCTGGTTGTCCTCCTCAGAATCCTGATCCGAGAACTACTGATGATAAATTTATGATGGAAGTTGTTACAGATAATGTTGATGCAGTAAAGCAAATTCTGATTGATACCGGAGTTGAAGAAATAACTGTAAAAGATGCTTAA